In Macrotis lagotis isolate mMagLag1 chromosome 8, bilby.v1.9.chrom.fasta, whole genome shotgun sequence, a single genomic region encodes these proteins:
- the PAQR4 gene encoding progestin and adipoQ receptor family member 4 produces the protein MAFLSGPRLLDWASSPPHLQFNKFVLTGYRPASSGSGCLRSLFYLHNELGNIYTHGLALLGFLVLLPLTMPWGQLGGGGWLGGTHCVACLAPPAGSVLYHLFMCHRGGSPVYARLLALDMCGVCLVNTLGALPIIHCTLACRPWLRPAALVGYTLVSGLAGWRALTAPSTSARLRAFGWQAGARLLVFGARGMGLGAGAPGSLPCYLRMDALALLGGLVNVARLPERWGPGRFDYWGNSHQIMHLLSVGSILQLHAGVVPDLLWAARHACPTD, from the exons ATGGCCTTCCTGTCGGGGCCGCGGCTGCTGGACTGGGCCAGCTCGCCCCCGCACCTGCAGTTCAACAAGTTCGTGCTGACGGGCTACCGGCCGGCCAGCAGCGGCTCGGGCTGCCTGCGCAGCCTCTTCTACCTGCACAACGAGCTGGGCAACATCTACACGCACG GCTTGGCCCTCCTGGGTTTCCTGGTGCTGCTGCCCCTGACCATGCCCTGGGGACAGCTGGGAGGGGGCGGCTGGCTGGGGGGAACACACTGTGTGGCCTGCCTGGCGCCCCCCGCAGGCTCTGTGCTCTACCACCTCTTCATGTGCCACCGTGGGGGTAGCCCTGTCTACGCCCGGCTCCTTGCCCTCGACATGTGTGGGGTCTGCCTCGTCAACACCCTCG GGGCCCTGCCCATCATCCATTGTACCCTGGCGTGTCGACCTTGGCTGCGTCCGGCAGCCCTGGTGGGCTATACTCTCGTATCTGGGTTGGCAGGCTGGCGAGCCCTCACTGCCCCCTCGACTAGTGCCCGACTTCGGGCTTTCGGCTGGCAGGCGGGAGCACGACTGCTGGTGTTTGGGGCTCGAGGGATGGGGCTGGGAGCAGGAGCCCCAGGATCTCTGCCCTGCTATCTTCGAATGGACGCGTTAGCATTGCTGGGGGGGCTAGTGAATGTGGCCCGGTTGCCTGAACGCTGGGGGCCTGGTCGCTTTGACTATTGGGGTAATTCCCATCAAATCATGCATCTGCTCAGTGTTGGCTCCATCCTACAATTGCATGCAGGAGTTGTACCTGATCTGCTCTGGGCTGCCCGCCACGCCTGTCCCACGGACTGA
- the PKMYT1 gene encoding membrane-associated tyrosine- and threonine-specific cdc2-inhibitory kinase, producing the protein MPVPTEGAPPSLSGTPVPVPAYFRHAEPGFSLKRPGGLNRSLPPRPPAKGSGSVSRFFPPRTPGWSQPRPRGVSFRGGPSGALQSRGYDPDRPESFFQQSFQRLGRLGRGSFGEVFKVRSKEDGRLYAVKRSVSPFRGPQDRALKLAEVGGHEKVGRHPRCVHLEKAWEEGGLLYLQTELCGPNLQQHCEARGCGLPEAQVWGYLRDTLLALAHLHSNGLAHLDVKPANIFLGPRGRCKLGDFGLLVELGTAGPGEAQEGDPRYMAPELLQGCYGTAADVFSLGLTILEVACNMELPRGGEGWQQLRRGYLPPEFTAGLSSELRSVLNMMLEPDPKKRATAEALLALEVIRKLRHWGPLGGMANEVLSRGRALWQGFLSLLCWLWHSLAHPTSWLRPLGPPATPPSSPLSSLLLDSSISSDWEDDSLGPPLSPAMILARSPGGTSTPRNGSPDVRGGRRLRDPLDLSGISPELPQGPSFEPRNLLSLFEDSLDPN; encoded by the exons ATGCCAGTCCCAACAGAAGGGGCCCCTCCATCCCTGAGTGGTACTCCTGTACCCGTTCCTGCCTACTTTCGTCATGCTGAGCCTGGTTTCTCTCTTAAGAGGCCTGGAGGTCTGAATAGAAGTCTCCCACCACGGCCCCCCGCCAAGGGGAGTGGTTCTGTCAGTCGATTCTTTCCCCCTCGTACCCCAGGCTGGAGCCAACCCAGACCCAGAGGAGTTTCTTTCCGAGGTGGGCCCTCGGGAGCTTTGCAGAGCCGAGGCTATGACCCAGACCGGCCTGAATCTTTCTTCCAGCAGAGTTTCCAGAGGCTTGGGCGACTGGGACGGGGTTCCTTTGGGGAGGTCTTCAAG GTTCGCTCCAAGGAAGATGGCCGTCTTTATGCAGTGAAACGTTCAGTCTCCCCATTCCGGGGTCCTCAGGACCGAGCCCTCAAATTGGCAGAAGTTGGGGGCCATGAAAAAGTGGGGCGGCATCCTCGATGTGTTCATCTGGAGAAAGCTTGGGAAGAGGGTGGGCTTCTGTATTTGCAGACAGAGTTATGTGGGCCCAATCTCCAGCAGCACTGTGAGGCTCGGGGATGTGGCCTACCTGAGGCCCAGGTTTGGGGTTATCTTCGGGACACATTACTGGCCTTGGCACACCTGCACAGCAATGGACTGGCCCACTTGGATGTCAAGCCAGCTAACATTTTCCTTGGGCCCCGTGGCCGCTGCAAGTTGGGAGACTTTggactgttggtggagctggggaCAGCTGGGCCTGGTGAGGCCCAGGAGGGTGACCCCCGTTATATGGCCCCAGAGCTCCTGCAGGGTTGCTATGGGACAGCTGCAGATGTGTTCAG CTTGGGCCTTACTATTTTGGAAGTTGCCTGCAACATGGAGCTGCCCCGTGGTGGGGAGGGTTGGCAGCAACTCCGAAGGGGTTATCTGCCCCCTGAGTTCACTGCTG GTCTGTCCTCTGAGCTACGCTCTGTCCTCAACATGATGCTAGAACCAGACCCCAAGAAGCGTGCTACAGCTGAAGCCCTATTGGCCCTGGAGGtcataaggaagctgaggcactGGGGGCCCCTGGGAGGCATGGCCAATGAGGTCCTGAGTCGAGGTCGAGCCTTATGGCAA GGTTTCCTTTCTCTGCTGTGCTGGTTATGGCACAGCCTGGCTCACCCGACCAGCTGGCTCCGCCCTCTGGGCCCTCCAGCCACACCTCCCAGCTCCCCACTTTCTAGCCTCCTTCTAGACAGTAGCATCTCTAGTGACTGGGAGGATGACAGCTTGGG CCCCCCACTGTCTCCAGCGATGATCCTAGCTCGCTCCCCTGGGGGTACTTCTACCCCTCGAAATGGATCCCCCGATGTCAGAGGTGGTCGGAGGTTAAG GGACCCCCTGGACTTAAGTGGCATCAGCCCGGAGCTGCCCCAGGGTCCCTCCTTTGAGCCCCGAAACCTTCTCAGCCTCTTTGAGGACTCACTTGACCCCAACTGA